The following are encoded in a window of Sulfitobacter sp. S190 genomic DNA:
- the gph gene encoding phosphoglycolate phosphatase (PGP is an essential enzyme in the glycolate salvage pathway in higher organisms (photorespiration in plants). Phosphoglycolate results from the oxidase activity of RubisCO in the Calvin cycle when concentrations of carbon dioxide are low relative to oxygen. This enzyme is a member of the Haloacid Dehalogenase (HAD) superfamily of aspartate-nucleophile hydrolase enzymes (PF00702).), with translation MMRIVFDLDGTLIDSAPDIRGIANTLLAAEGAAALSLAETHSFIGNGVSVFVQHMVQARDLRPADAPRLETAFKAAYAQAHDLTTVYPGVTDALAMLRAAGHRLGVCTNKPLAPAQAALAHFGLAGNFDVVIGGDSLPQRKPDPAPLHAAFGALGTGPTAYVGDSEVDARTAQAAEVRFALFTEGYRKGPVDSIPHTAVFDHFDRLPALLRGWMPAGQGRDII, from the coding sequence ATGATGCGCATTGTTTTCGACCTTGACGGCACCCTGATCGACAGCGCGCCCGACATCCGCGGCATCGCCAACACGCTGCTCGCCGCCGAAGGGGCCGCCGCGCTCAGCCTTGCCGAAACCCACAGCTTTATCGGCAATGGCGTCAGCGTTTTCGTGCAGCACATGGTGCAGGCCCGCGATCTGCGCCCGGCCGATGCGCCGCGCCTCGAAACCGCGTTCAAGGCGGCCTACGCGCAGGCCCACGACCTCACAACGGTTTATCCCGGCGTGACGGATGCGCTGGCAATGCTGCGCGCTGCGGGGCACCGGCTCGGGGTTTGCACGAACAAACCGCTCGCGCCCGCACAGGCGGCACTCGCCCACTTCGGTCTGGCGGGCAACTTTGATGTGGTCATCGGCGGCGATAGCCTGCCGCAGCGCAAACCGGATCCCGCTCCGTTGCACGCAGCCTTCGGCGCGCTGGGCACGGGGCCCACGGCCTATGTCGGCGACAGCGAAGTCGATGCCCGAACCGCGCAGGCCGCCGAGGTGCGCTTTGCCCTTTTTACCGAAGGCTACCGCAAGGGCCCGGTCGACAGCATCCCCCACACGGCGGTGTTCGACCACTTCGACCGTCTGCCCGCCTTGCTGCGCGGATGGATGCCAGCGGGGCAGGGGCGAGATATAATTTAG
- a CDS encoding ABC transporter substrate-binding protein codes for MMRVRYTAWALGLIGLMAALAAPVQVSAQEARRGGTAVIHMSAEQRMLNPALRASTGVYYISGKIIEPLIDKSFSGYEPVLATDWSSSADGLAITLTLREGVLWHDGMPFGCADVAFSAMQMWKTRLNYSTALQANLTGVDCDGSHRAVFRYSKPMPLDLFVAAMPDLGHPVPRHLYEGTDFDTNPYNTAPVGTGPFRFESYVAGDYVSAVRNDSYWREGYPYLDGIVWRFIDDKSAAVAGLEAEVIHESGFTSVSMDDVARLSRDPRFSVGTRGYENNVAHSTIEFNHRNPVLANVQVRRAIAHALDLDRAIGGIMRGFAAQGRGPVPMAGGRNYTDRVARYVFDPQKARRMLDDAGYPVQADGLRFTLRHRSAPWGEYTRLWGLYFAEAMRDIDIGVELLENDASGYLRGVYRDHDFDTANGWHQFRSDPAVSTTVWLRSGQPHGAPWTNQFGFADPQIDTLIDDAATRLDPGERATLYHQIQRRTQETLPVLFAIEHPFVSVTNRRLKNHHNTPRWNSSSWYDLWLDD; via the coding sequence ATGATGAGGGTGCGATACACCGCTTGGGCGCTGGGGCTGATCGGTTTGATGGCGGCGCTTGCCGCGCCGGTGCAAGTGTCTGCGCAAGAGGCCAGGCGCGGCGGCACCGCGGTGATCCACATGTCGGCCGAACAACGCATGCTCAACCCAGCGCTGCGCGCCTCGACCGGGGTCTACTATATTTCGGGCAAGATTATCGAGCCGCTAATCGACAAATCCTTCTCCGGCTACGAACCCGTACTCGCCACCGACTGGAGCAGCAGCGCCGACGGTCTGGCCATCACGCTCACACTGCGCGAGGGCGTGTTGTGGCACGATGGCATGCCGTTCGGCTGCGCCGACGTTGCTTTTTCCGCGATGCAGATGTGGAAAACGCGGCTCAACTATTCAACCGCCCTTCAGGCCAATCTGACAGGTGTCGATTGCGACGGGTCGCACAGGGCGGTGTTTCGATACAGCAAGCCCATGCCGCTCGATCTGTTTGTCGCGGCAATGCCCGATCTGGGCCATCCGGTGCCGCGGCATCTGTATGAAGGCACCGATTTCGATACCAACCCCTACAACACGGCGCCGGTCGGCACGGGGCCGTTCCGCTTCGAATCCTATGTCGCGGGCGACTACGTCTCTGCCGTGCGCAACGACAGCTACTGGCGCGAGGGATACCCCTATCTCGACGGTATCGTCTGGCGGTTTATCGACGACAAGTCCGCGGCCGTTGCGGGGCTCGAGGCCGAAGTCATCCACGAAAGCGGCTTCACAAGCGTCTCTATGGACGACGTGGCCCGCCTGTCACGCGATCCGCGCTTTAGCGTCGGCACACGGGGCTATGAAAACAACGTCGCCCACAGCACGATCGAATTCAATCACCGCAACCCGGTTCTGGCCAACGTGCAGGTGCGGCGGGCCATTGCGCATGCGCTCGATCTCGACCGGGCAATCGGCGGCATCATGCGCGGCTTCGCGGCGCAGGGGCGCGGTCCGGTGCCGATGGCAGGCGGGCGCAACTATACCGACCGTGTCGCGCGGTACGTGTTCGATCCGCAAAAGGCGCGGCGCATGCTCGATGATGCGGGCTATCCGGTTCAGGCCGACGGCCTGCGGTTTACCCTGCGCCACAGGTCCGCGCCCTGGGGCGAATACACGCGGCTCTGGGGGCTGTATTTCGCCGAAGCCATGCGCGACATCGACATCGGGGTCGAGCTTTTGGAAAATGACGCGTCCGGCTATCTGCGCGGCGTCTACCGCGATCATGATTTCGACACCGCCAACGGCTGGCACCAGTTCCGTTCCGATCCGGCGGTGTCGACCACGGTCTGGCTGCGGTCGGGCCAGCCGCACGGCGCGCCATGGACCAACCAGTTCGGCTTTGCCGATCCGCAGATCGACACTTTGATCGACGACGCCGCGACGCGGCTTGATCCCGGCGAACGGGCCACCCTTTACCACCAGATCCAGCGACGTACGCAGGAAACGCTCCCGGTGCTCTTCGCAATCGAACATCCCTTCGTGTCGGTCACCAACCGGCGGCTCAAGAACCACCACAACACACCACGCTGGAACAGCTCGAGCTGGTATGATCTGTGGCTGGATGACTGA
- a CDS encoding extracellular solute-binding protein has product MSLTPRTSIVALSAAAVMAGAVGATAEGELNLYSSRHYDTDERLYSDFTEATGITINRIEGKADELIARMEAEGANSPADILLTVDTSRLQRAKDAGVLQAIDSAVLEDRIPSNLQDDDNQWFGFSQRARIIFYDKNDVTNPPRDYVSLADPAYKGLVCHRSSSNVYSQTLLAAVIENHGEDAARDWAQGVVDNFARDPQGGDTDQLRGIISGECDISIANSYYFARALRRDVDGVTADIEQIGWVFPAQDAEGAHMNLSGGGVAKNAPNRDNAIAFMEYLVSDQAQQYFSAGNDEFPTVPGVPLSESVAKLGAFEADKVNLSAVAANVPAAQKIFNDVGWK; this is encoded by the coding sequence ATGTCGCTGACCCCCAGAACTTCTATTGTCGCGCTGAGTGCCGCCGCCGTCATGGCCGGTGCCGTAGGTGCCACGGCCGAAGGTGAATTGAACCTGTATTCGTCGCGCCATTATGACACCGACGAGCGGTTGTATTCCGATTTCACCGAAGCGACCGGCATCACGATCAACCGGATCGAGGGCAAGGCAGACGAGCTGATTGCGCGCATGGAAGCGGAAGGGGCGAATTCGCCGGCCGATATCCTGCTGACGGTCGATACGTCGCGCCTGCAGCGGGCGAAGGATGCGGGTGTGCTGCAGGCCATCGACAGTGCCGTTCTCGAAGACCGCATTCCGTCGAACCTGCAGGATGATGACAACCAGTGGTTCGGGTTTTCGCAACGCGCGCGGATCATTTTCTACGACAAGAACGATGTGACGAACCCGCCGCGCGATTACGTGTCGCTGGCCGATCCGGCTTATAAGGGGCTTGTGTGCCACCGCTCTTCGAGCAACGTCTACAGCCAGACGCTGCTGGCGGCGGTGATCGAGAACCACGGCGAAGACGCGGCGCGCGACTGGGCGCAGGGTGTGGTCGACAATTTCGCCCGTGATCCGCAGGGCGGCGACACCGACCAGTTGCGCGGGATCATTTCGGGCGAGTGCGATATATCGATCGCGAACAGCTATTACTTCGCGCGGGCGCTGCGGCGCGATGTGGACGGGGTTACCGCCGATATCGAACAAATCGGCTGGGTTTTTCCGGCGCAGGATGCGGAAGGCGCGCATATGAACCTGTCGGGCGGCGGCGTGGCCAAGAATGCGCCCAACCGCGACAACGCCATCGCATTTATGGAGTATCTGGTGTCCGATCAGGCGCAGCAGTATTTCTCTGCCGGTAACGACGAATTCCCGACAGTGCCGGGTGTGCCGCTGAGCGAAAGCGTGGCAAAACTGGGCGCGTTCGAAGCGGATAAGGTCAATCTGTCGGCTGTGGCCGCGAATGTCCCTGCGGCGCAGAAAATCTTTAACGATGTCGGTTGGAAGTAA
- a CDS encoding citrate lyase subunit alpha, producing MSDRLKHLDWPQPSPLGPLWPVGEQPRRELIPPRSDAAEGDKLLATLDAVFDAFDIQDGATLSFHHHYRNGDRLLNAVMAVAAARGLRDLTLAPSSLFPVHAPLVAYIRSGVVTRIVTDYVTGPVAGALEALAVPLLLQTHGGRARAITTGHLRIDAAFVAAAQVSRTGDATGRIGGNACGPLGYAAVDAAHARRTVICAPEVTPLPPALIDIPARNVDAVVRMDAVGDAAGIASATTLAAATPQARAVAERVADVAEAAGVLRPGMALQSGAGGYSLGAVPELGRRIGAKGICGSFISGGITAAHVALRRAGLFDRIEDVQSFDPQAAQSSGSDPRHRMMDAARYASVCHPAPVVDALSLMLLGAAQIDAGFNVNVTTDARGGVIGGPGGHPDAAEGADLRIVTTGLTAAGQPKLVDKVRCVTTPGGRIDVLVTPEGVCVHPARADLAKDLRRAGIIPLAFGDLQRMGPDARAIPQNDPPHQARVLIEDRHGGVLDWA from the coding sequence ATGTCCGACCGCCTGAAGCATCTCGACTGGCCGCAGCCGTCTCCTCTTGGTCCGTTGTGGCCGGTGGGCGAACAGCCCCGGCGTGAGCTGATCCCGCCGCGCTCTGATGCGGCAGAGGGCGACAAGCTGCTGGCAACGCTGGATGCAGTTTTTGACGCCTTCGATATCCAGGACGGCGCGACGCTGTCGTTTCACCACCATTACCGCAATGGCGACAGGTTGCTGAATGCCGTGATGGCCGTGGCAGCGGCACGCGGGCTGCGCGATCTGACCCTCGCGCCCAGTTCGCTGTTTCCCGTGCATGCCCCGTTGGTGGCATACATCCGCAGCGGCGTGGTGACCCGGATCGTCACCGATTATGTCACCGGTCCGGTGGCCGGGGCGCTGGAGGCGCTGGCCGTCCCGCTTTTGCTGCAGACGCACGGAGGGCGGGCGCGGGCGATCACCACCGGGCACCTCCGGATTGATGCCGCGTTTGTCGCGGCTGCGCAGGTGTCGCGGACGGGGGATGCGACGGGGCGGATCGGGGGCAACGCCTGTGGGCCGCTGGGGTATGCAGCGGTCGATGCCGCGCACGCGCGCCGCACCGTGATCTGCGCGCCCGAGGTCACGCCCCTGCCCCCGGCATTGATTGACATACCGGCCCGAAACGTCGATGCGGTGGTCCGCATGGACGCTGTGGGCGATGCCGCAGGGATCGCATCGGCGACGACACTGGCCGCCGCCACACCGCAGGCCCGCGCGGTGGCCGAGCGGGTGGCGGATGTGGCCGAGGCGGCGGGTGTCCTGCGCCCGGGCATGGCGTTGCAAAGCGGTGCGGGGGGCTATTCGCTGGGCGCGGTGCCGGAACTGGGCCGGCGGATCGGTGCGAAAGGCATTTGCGGGAGCTTTATCAGTGGCGGGATCACCGCGGCGCATGTGGCGCTGCGGCGGGCGGGGCTGTTTGATCGCATCGAGGATGTGCAGAGCTTTGATCCGCAGGCGGCACAGTCGTCGGGCAGCGATCCGCGCCACCGGATGATGGATGCCGCGCGCTATGCGTCGGTGTGCCACCCAGCGCCGGTGGTGGACGCGCTTTCGCTGATGTTGCTGGGCGCGGCGCAGATCGACGCCGGGTTCAACGTGAATGTCACCACCGATGCGCGGGGCGGTGTCATTGGGGGGCCGGGCGGGCATCCCGATGCGGCCGAGGGCGCGGATTTGCGCATTGTGACCACTGGATTGACCGCGGCGGGCCAGCCCAAGCTGGTGGACAAGGTGCGCTGCGTCACGACACCGGGGGGCCGGATTGACGTGTTGGTCACGCCGGAGGGGGTGTGCGTACATCCCGCGCGCGCCGATTTGGCGAAGGATCTGCGCCGCGCGGGGATCATACCGCTGGCGTTTGGTGATTTGCAGCGCATGGGGCCGGATGCCCGCGCCATACCGCAGAATGATCCGCCCCATCAGGCGCGTGTTCTGATCGAAGACCGGCACGGTGGCGTGCTCGATTGGGCGTGA
- the hemP gene encoding hemin uptake protein HemP, translated as MSVGSKPDRDGGARADAGAPPSPPVIDVRDLMQGGTLAQIVLDDRIYTLRITRADKLILTK; from the coding sequence ATGTCGGTTGGAAGTAAACCAGACCGCGATGGCGGCGCGCGCGCGGATGCGGGCGCGCCGCCCTCCCCGCCCGTGATCGACGTGCGCGATCTGATGCAGGGCGGGACGCTGGCGCAGATTGTGCTCGATGACCGCATCTATACGCTGCGCATCACGCGGGCGGACAAGCTGATCCTGACGAAATAG
- a CDS encoding Dps family protein — protein sequence MTQTAAALSTDARAEIHRALNQSVAETAVATMLAQNFHWNVKGMAFGPLHELFQTIYEDHFTAQDDLAERIRALQGHVDAMLGTMVERSKVDEHDGHATDKEMIAAMLTAQETLAATVAGCGELAAEQGDTLTEDLCIARGQTHEKFAWMLRAHLA from the coding sequence ATGACCCAAACAGCCGCCGCACTCAGCACGGACGCCCGCGCAGAAATCCACCGCGCGCTCAACCAATCGGTCGCCGAAACGGCCGTGGCGACGATGCTCGCACAGAATTTTCACTGGAACGTCAAGGGTATGGCCTTTGGCCCGCTGCACGAGTTGTTCCAGACCATCTACGAAGACCACTTTACCGCGCAGGATGATCTGGCCGAACGGATCCGTGCGCTGCAGGGCCACGTGGATGCGATGCTGGGCACCATGGTCGAGCGTTCCAAGGTTGATGAACACGATGGCCACGCGACCGACAAGGAAATGATCGCCGCCATGCTGACCGCGCAGGAAACGCTTGCCGCCACTGTGGCAGGTTGTGGTGAGCTTGCCGCCGAACAGGGCGATACCCTCACCGAGGACCTGTGCATCGCCCGCGGGCAGACGCACGAGAAATTCGCATGGATGTTGCGGGCGCACCTGGCCTGA
- a CDS encoding DUF1289 domain-containing protein, protein MAKTPSPCIDVCKFKRGGHCIGCSMTKAQKSMFKSLRKDSHRTGFVQMLVAQQADLGRYDHWRATYLEKLRKKKRAVPAFLDDAAP, encoded by the coding sequence ATGGCCAAGACCCCCAGCCCCTGCATCGACGTGTGCAAGTTCAAGCGCGGCGGCCATTGCATCGGCTGTTCCATGACAAAGGCGCAGAAATCGATGTTCAAGAGCCTGCGCAAAGACAGCCACCGCACGGGGTTTGTGCAGATGCTGGTGGCGCAGCAGGCCGATCTGGGCCGCTACGATCACTGGCGTGCCACGTATCTTGAAAAACTGCGCAAGAAAAAACGCGCGGTGCCGGCGTTTCTGGACGACGCTGCACCCTGA
- the eda gene encoding bifunctional 4-hydroxy-2-oxoglutarate aldolase/2-dehydro-3-deoxy-phosphogluconate aldolase, translating to MSITPQEASRRAKEICDLAPIVPVLVIHDVAHARPLAEALVAGGLPALEVTLRTPVALEAIAQMAQVEGGVVGAGTLITPQDVTDAVAAGAKFGVSPGATDALLDACEAADLPLLAGAATASEAMRLLARGYDMLKFFPAEASGGAPALKAIGAPLPQVSFCPTGGVSPANAETYLSLPNVRCAGGSWVAPADLMQAGKWDEIEALARAASQLPR from the coding sequence ATGAGCATCACCCCCCAAGAAGCCAGCCGCCGCGCCAAGGAAATCTGTGATCTGGCCCCGATTGTGCCGGTTCTGGTCATTCACGATGTGGCGCACGCCCGACCGCTGGCCGAGGCGCTTGTCGCCGGTGGATTGCCCGCGCTGGAGGTGACATTGCGCACGCCAGTCGCGCTGGAAGCGATTGCGCAGATGGCGCAGGTCGAGGGCGGGGTCGTCGGGGCCGGCACGTTGATCACACCGCAGGATGTGACGGATGCCGTGGCCGCCGGTGCCAAGTTCGGCGTGTCGCCGGGGGCCACCGATGCGCTGCTGGACGCTTGCGAGGCGGCCGATCTGCCACTGCTGGCCGGGGCCGCCACCGCATCGGAGGCGATGCGGCTGCTGGCGCGCGGCTATGACATGCTGAAATTCTTTCCCGCCGAAGCCTCTGGCGGGGCGCCTGCCCTCAAGGCGATCGGCGCGCCGTTGCCGCAAGTGTCGTTCTGCCCGACCGGCGGGGTGAGCCCGGCCAATGCGGAAACCTATCTGAGCCTGCCGAATGTACGGTGTGCCGGGGGCAGTTGGGTCGCCCCCGCCGATCTGATGCAGGCGGGCAAGTGGGACGAGATCGAGGCGTTGGCCCGCGCCGCTTCGCAATTGCCGCGATAG